The following coding sequences lie in one Vitis vinifera cultivar Pinot Noir 40024 chromosome 19, ASM3070453v1 genomic window:
- the LOC104877743 gene encoding uncharacterized protein LOC104877743, whose translation MTEYSVLLVSRLDPLRYLFDRPVLTGRLMRWLVLLIEFDIHYVTQKSVKGSIVVDHLASLPISDDRSVNDDFPDEQIISMTSIMGWRLYFDGAANQSRFGIGILLISPQGDHIPRSVRLAFSDHHRLTNNIVEYEACITGLETTLDLGIRQLEIHGDSNLVIQQTQGIWRTRDEKLKPYHAYLDLLSDGFDVLRYIHLPKAENQFAEALATLASMIVIPTGVTVRPLLIETRSAPAYYCLIGEIEDQIELPWFHNIYQFLSCDTYLESTSAKDRRALR comes from the coding sequence atgacagagtattccGTGCTCTTGGTCTCACGATTGGACCCGTTGAGATATCTATTTGACAGGCCTGTTCTGACCGGTAGGCTCATGAGATGGCTGGTATTGTTGAtagagtttgatattcattatgtcacACAAAAGTCAGTAAAAGGAAGCATTGTTGTAGATCATCTAGCTTCTTTGCCGATATCCGATGACAGATCGGTtaatgatgatttccctgatgAGCAGATCATTTCAATGACTAGTATTATGGGATGGCggttgtactttgatggtgccgcCAATCAGTCGAGGTTTGGCATTGGTATCTTGTTGATATCACCACAGGGTGATCATATCCCCAGATCAGTCCGGTTAGCATTTTCCGATCATCACCGGTTGACGAATAATATTGTGgagtatgaggcttgcattACAGGTTTGGAGACTACACTTGATCTTGGCATTAGACAGTTGGAGATCCACGGGGATTCCAATTTGGTTATACAGCAAACTCAGGGTATCTGGAGGACTCGGGATGAGAAGCTAAAACCCTACCATGCTTACTTGGACCTGTTGAGTGATGGATTTGATGTGTTAAGGTATATACATCTGCCCAAGGCGGAGAATCAGTTTGCCGAAGCATTAGCCACCTTGGCTTCTATGATTGTGATCCCCACGGGGGTGACTGTTAGGCCATTGCTGATTGAAACTAGGTCTGCACCAGCTTACTATTGTCTGATTGGAGAGATAGAGGATCAGATTGAGTTGCCATGGTTTCACAATATTTATCAGTTTCTGTCATGCGACACTTACCTAGAGTCAACCTCggccaaggataggagagcattgaGATAG